A genome region from Bacillota bacterium includes the following:
- the trpB gene encoding tryptophan synthase subunit beta: MAVYPWPDERGRFGEFGGRFVPETLMAALEELERAYRRARGDAAFGAEFRYYLERYVGRPTPLYPARRLAEHLGRGRVYLKREDLAHTGAHKINNALGQVLLARWMGKRRIIAETGAGQHGVATAAAAALLGLECHVYMGEEDMRRQELNVFRMRLLGSEVVPVGTGSRTLKDAINEAIRDWVTNVETTHYVIGSVVGPHPYPAMVRDFQSVIGQEVREQVVALEGRLPEYLVACVGGGSNAMGLFHPFYSDDVRMVGVEAAGEGIETGRHGASLTAGSRGVLHGSYSYLLQDEDGQVREAHSVSAGLDYPGVGPEHAFFKATGRAEYVAVTDGEALQGFELLSRLEGIIPALESAHAVAYLEKLAGRLEPDDVVVVCLSGRGDKDVPMVLESYRRQGGGQGAR, translated from the coding sequence ATGGCAGTGTACCCGTGGCCCGATGAGCGGGGCCGGTTCGGGGAGTTCGGGGGCCGGTTCGTGCCGGAGACCCTCATGGCCGCCCTCGAGGAGCTGGAACGGGCATACCGGCGCGCCCGGGGCGATGCCGCCTTCGGGGCGGAGTTCCGGTACTACCTGGAGAGGTACGTGGGCAGGCCCACGCCCCTGTACCCGGCGCGCCGGCTTGCGGAGCATCTGGGGCGGGGAAGGGTGTACCTGAAGCGGGAAGACCTGGCCCACACGGGGGCCCACAAGATCAACAATGCTCTGGGGCAGGTCCTGCTGGCCAGGTGGATGGGCAAGCGGCGCATCATCGCCGAGACCGGGGCGGGCCAGCACGGGGTGGCCACGGCCGCCGCTGCCGCCCTCCTCGGGCTGGAGTGCCACGTCTATATGGGGGAAGAAGACATGCGCCGGCAAGAGCTCAACGTCTTCCGCATGCGCCTGCTGGGTTCTGAAGTGGTACCGGTGGGCACGGGCAGCCGCACCCTCAAGGACGCCATCAACGAGGCCATCCGTGACTGGGTGACCAACGTGGAAACCACGCACTACGTGATCGGCTCCGTGGTGGGGCCCCACCCTTACCCCGCCATGGTGCGGGACTTCCAGTCCGTCATAGGTCAGGAGGTGCGGGAGCAGGTCGTGGCCCTGGAGGGCAGGCTTCCCGAGTATCTGGTGGCGTGCGTGGGGGGCGGCAGCAACGCCATGGGCCTGTTCCACCCCTTCTACTCCGATGACGTGCGCATGGTGGGGGTGGAGGCGGCGGGGGAGGGGATCGAGACGGGGAGGCACGGCGCCAGCCTCACCGCGGGGTCGCGGGGGGTGCTGCACGGGTCCTACAGCTACCTGCTTCAGGATGAAGACGGCCAGGTGCGCGAAGCCCACTCGGTTTCGGCCGGGCTCGACTACCCCGGGGTGGGACCCGAGCACGCCTTCTTCAAGGCGACGGGAAGGGCGGAGTACGTGGCAGTCACCGACGGGGAGGCCCTGCAGGGATTCGAGCTGCTGAGCCGGCTCGAGGGGATTATCCCGGCCCTGGAAAGTGCTCACGCCGTGGCCTACCTGGAGAAGCTGGCCGGGCGCCTCGAGCCCGACGACGTGGTGGTGGTCTGCCTGTCCGGCCGGGGGGACAAAGACGTGCCCATGGTGCTGGAGAGCTACCGCCGGCAGGGAGGTGGGCAGGGTGCGCGATAA
- a CDS encoding phosphoribosylanthranilate isomerase → MRVFVKICGLTRPEEVAWAAEAGADGVGLVFHPASRRAVTVERARRLAAEAPPGVIRVGVVAGPSLEELLTLVDGVPLDAVQWHGPYREAVMEELRRLRPRVKMVVAAALSGGKDGYRDALRLAGLADYLLLDTLVGRGGTGVPWDWDLATGLALPLPVIVAGGLTPENVGTALERVRPAGVDVSSGVESAGVKERGKMHRFVQAVRQWEQRFRGGVRDGSVPVAR, encoded by the coding sequence GTGAGGGTATTCGTGAAGATATGCGGGCTGACCCGGCCCGAAGAGGTGGCGTGGGCAGCGGAAGCCGGTGCCGACGGGGTGGGCTTGGTGTTCCACCCGGCCAGCCGGCGGGCGGTGACGGTGGAGCGCGCCCGGCGGCTGGCGGCTGAGGCACCGCCCGGAGTCATCAGGGTGGGCGTGGTGGCGGGCCCGTCCCTGGAGGAATTGCTTACCCTGGTGGATGGAGTTCCTCTGGACGCGGTGCAGTGGCACGGTCCCTACCGGGAGGCGGTGATGGAGGAGCTGCGGCGGCTGCGGCCCCGGGTAAAGATGGTGGTGGCGGCGGCGCTTTCCGGCGGGAAAGACGGTTACCGGGACGCCCTGCGCCTGGCCGGCCTGGCCGACTACCTGCTCCTGGACACTCTGGTCGGGCGGGGAGGGACGGGAGTGCCCTGGGATTGGGACCTGGCCACAGGCCTGGCGTTACCCTTGCCGGTGATCGTGGCTGGGGGCCTGACCCCGGAAAACGTGGGCACCGCGCTGGAGCGGGTGCGCCCCGCCGGGGTGGATGTGTCCAGCGGGGTGGAGTCGGCGGGCGTCAAGGAGCGGGGCAAGATGCACCGGTTCGTGCAGGCGGTGCGGCAGTGGGAGCAGCGCTTCAGGGGAGGTGTTCGGGATGGCAGTGTACCCGTGGCCCGATGA